The Salvelinus alpinus chromosome 21, SLU_Salpinus.1, whole genome shotgun sequence genome has a segment encoding these proteins:
- the LOC139548542 gene encoding zinc finger and BTB domain-containing protein 38-like isoform X2 gives MATMNQQMTVTSPCTQGLMDSSHPQALLSRLNEQRSQGLFCDVTIVVEDVKFRAHRNILAACSGYFRSAFTSPEVWTSSQVLELMDLRSEVFASILNLLYCSKVTSSPSTEDTRCLMAAGKRLGIPFLEKLVEQDRQESGGPQIQTSTNPVKTTGHSKAQGPRKAKKETSRPEEPDSARGPRITNAFSITEVGPGNNLFTPLDLHRGERPSPDLGQTPAGCPAPCPLAVDNEPMQALSEHSYAVISQGPRDPEHRDANQEDNKKGTKPTQSQPRQLASRNSGPLKKRHRLRAALSKSTPPTPAVAHEPVHPTGSSPALIKPTVQPVGTSPPSLYPQIVHTSRANELPLAIDNGYRELDPPPLSPHTDDSISIYSCEHCPEIFTNKALLTVHTEMHKKRFVSHLFCKFCRRKFMHLKRLRNHETVCTKAQRGSPEHEPQGKEARADHYSDSMPSTNNTVTNVQLSPPEFPDPFPPTSLQKNPTSKTLQAVDRLVKPSGGQRVYNCSVCKRAYVTVSSLKRHENVHSWQRAYPCHYCNKVFALAEYRTKHEIWHTGERRYQCIFCLETFMTYYILKNHQKAFHGIHPRLSVSKKSANGGFKGSVYPIKLYRLLPMKFRKRRYKTYSQTYSEELGGSEQAPLGCSSPIPSFDDGGAMSNQDAAIFSMPVTFMATPKVVASVMPRISFDQPCDQDVDQVAGTGKQASHSEHNGPPYSYTTPLAIMQAGVESPAMNYGDGAAFQRFKNPEGNSHNLPILKINPPSSLNRLCELSAAAQRIEAMTSQLFLPGAESLMPSKTAGGETETYIAKPACPGPSVDGHVLPLCQITVKIGNEAIIRRRIKGSKLFPRKKKRSSGSQVEECWDQGRPTEGSMESSSLRFRTEVTSVIEPEPCDDLTDRDTADKLWRPYYSYKPKKKSKKLRSKHRKEKRCLRYSMTSSVVPRASKDYLDKGCRSAEESISSEGTELKQRLRNTSPKTTYTCDICASTFITASGLRAHVIGCHPTFCRTCAKQCPPGESPSASFETAEDSRDYVCKSCMENGSCFDNCPRSPSTEKRYHCSFCPQRFLYLATKKSHEKKHQETAGKGYSSNNYSTDPKHPATLDLGLNLKKHVIKTEEGEDQYSIDKESKAPAGLLGRFSTEKIEPKHEEWEDTDDYMSVAPEKEIPFRINSDGHYQKTPMSPPCTDTFSPSPSEMQYRKPSPSDMQYRKPSPSDMQYRKPSPSDMQYRKPSPSDMQYRKPSPSEMQYRKPKKRIEHKQQHQTSLTSKRQKQVDYIGRETPSHKDPMATPGADSHFSYGQSSSTYLKKDSVTRATTPSSPKSEKHTYSAKKRPLYKHNTYHSGGKYFK, from the coding sequence ATGACCGTGACGTCTCCCTGCACCCAGGGCTTGATGGACAGCTCCCATCCCCAGGCGCTCCTCAGCAGGCTCAACGAGCAGCGCTCCCAGGGCCTCTTCTGTGATGTCACAATCGTGGTGGAGGATGTAAAGTTCCGGGCCCACCGGAACATCCTGGCTGCCTGCAGCGGATACTTCCGCAGCGCCTTCACCTCCCCAGAGGTGTGGACTTCCAGCCAGGTGCTGGAGCTCATGGACCTGAGGTCTGAGGTGTTCGCCAGCATCCTCAACCTCCTTTACTGTTCCAAGGTGACATCATCACCTAGCACAGAGGACACTAGATGCCTGATGGCAGCTGGAAAAAGACTGGGGATTCCCTTCTTAGAGAAACTAGTGGAACAAGACAGGCAGGAGTCAGGTGGGCCACAGATCCAGACCTCAACCAACCCTGTTAAGACCACAGGCCATAGTAAGGCCCAAGGGCCCCGTAAAGCAAAGAAAGAGACCTCCAGGCCAGAGGAACCAGACAGTGCAAGAGGCCCACGGATCACCAATGCTTTCTCTATCACTGAGGTGGGTCCCGGGAACAACCTCTTCACCCCACTAGACCTGCACAGGGGGGAGAGGCCATCACCTGATCTTGGACAGACCCCAGCGGGCTGCCCTGCCCCCTGCCCCCTCGCAGTGGACAATGAGCCCATGCAGGCGCTGTCAGAGCACTCCTACGCAGTCATTAGCCAGGGACCCAGGGACCCTGAGCACAGGGATGCCAACCAGGAAGACAACAAGAAGGGCACCAAGCCCACACAGTCCCAACCAAGACAACTGGCCAGCAGGAACAGTGGCCCACTCAAAAAGCGTCACAGACTGCGAGCCGCCTTGAGTAAAAGCACACCTCCAACACCGGCTGTAGCACATGAACCTGTGCATCCTACTGGAAGCAGCCCGGCATTAATTAAGCCCACTGTACAACCTGTGGGAACGTCACCCCCGTCATTATACCCGCAGATAGTGCATACAAGCAGGGCCAATGAGCTGCCTCTAGCCATTGATAATGGCTACAGGGAGCTGGACCCACCTCCACTTTCACCCCACACAGATGATAGCATATCAATCTACAGCTGTGAGCACTGTCCAGAGATATTCACCAATAAAGCACTTCTCACCGTACACACAGAAATGCACAAAAAAAGGTTTGTCAGTCATTTGTTTTGCAAGTTTTGTCGCAGGAAGTTCATGCATTTGAAGCGGTTGCGGAACCACGAGACGGTGTGCACGAAAGCACAGAGGGGCTCGCCTGAACACGAGCCCCAAGGCAAAGAGGCCAGGGCAGACCATTATTCAGACAGCATGCCAAGCACGAACAATACAGTAACTAATGTCCAGTTATCTCCTCCTGAATTTCCTGACCCTTTCCCTCCAACCAGCCTCCAAAAGAACCCCACGTCAAAAACACTACAGGCTGTAGATAGGTTAGTGAAACCTAGTGGAGGCCAGAGGGTCTATAACTGCAGTGTGTGTAAACGGGCATATGTGACCGTCTCCAGTCTGAAGCGCCACGAGAATGTGCACTCCTGGCAGAGGGCGTACCCCTGTCACTACTGCAATAAAGTGTTTGCCCTAGCCGAGTATCGCACCAAACACGAGATCTGGCACACAGGTGAGCGCCGCTACCAGTGCATCTTCTGCTTAGAGACCTTCATGACCTACTACATCCTAAAGAACCACCAGAAGGCCTTCCACGGAATCCATCCCAGATTGTCTGTGAGTAAGAAGTCAGCAAATGGTGGATTTAAGGGCAGCGTTTACCCCATAAAACTCTACAGGCTTCTGCCTATGAAGTTTAGAAAGAGACGTTACAAGACTTACAGTCAGACCTATTCAGAGGAGCTGGGGGGCAGTGAGCAGGCCCCGCTGGGCTGCAGCTCTCCCATCCCTTCATTTGATGATGGTGGCGCTATGAGTAACCAAGATGCTGCTATATTCTCAATGCCTGTGACATTCATGGCCACTCCAAAAGTGGTGGCATCAGTAATGCCACGCATCAGTTTTGATCAGCCCTGTGACCAAGATGTAGACCAAGTTGCAGGCACAGGAAAACAGGCCTCTCACTCCGAGCATAATGGGCCTCCATATAGCTATACAACCCCCTTGGCCATAATGCAGGCAGGTGTGGAGTCCCCTGCAATGAACTATGGAGATGGTGCCGCATTCCAAAGGTTTAAGAACCCGGAGGGCAACAGTCACAATCTACCAATCCTAAAAATTAACCCACCCAGCTCTCTGAACAGGCTATGTGAGCTCTCAGCTGCAGCCCAAAGAATTGAAGCCATGACCAGTCAGCTTTTTCTACCAGGGGCTGAGAGCCTGATGCCTAGCAAGACTGCAGGGGGGGAAACTGAAACGTACATTGCCAAGCCTGCATGTCCAGGTCCCTCCGTGGATGGTCACGTTCTACCCCTCTGCCAGATCACAGTGAAAATTGGCAACGAGGCAATCATTCGCCGAAGGATCAAGGGCTCCAAGCTGTTCCCCAGGAAGAAGAAAAGAAGCAGCGGGAGCCAGGTAGAGGAGTGTTGGGACCAGGGCCGGCCTACAGAGGGCAGCATGGAGAGCTCCAGCCTCCGCTTCAGGACAGAGGTCACTTCTGTCATAGAGCCAGAGCCATGCGATGACCTCACTGACCGTGACACAGCTGACAAGCTCTGGCGTCCCTATTACTCTTACAAACCCAAGAAGAAGAGTAAGAAACTGAGATCCAAACACAGAAAAGAGAAACGTTGTCTACGCTATTCCATGACATCCTCAGTAGTGCCCAGGGCCAGCAAAGACTACCTGGATAAAGGATGCAGAAGTGCTGAAGAGAGCATCTCCAGCGAGGGCACAGAGCTGAAACAACGTCTCAGAAACACCAGCCCAAAGACGACATATACCTGTGACATCTGTGCAAGCACCTTCATAACAGCATCTGGTCTGAGAGCGCATGTCATTGGCTGTCACCCAACTTTCTGTCGGACCTGTGCAAAGCAGTGTCCCCCCGGCGAATCCCCCAGTGCCAGCTTTGAGACCGCTGAGGACAGCAGGGATTACGTATGTAAGAGCTGTATGGAAAATGGCTCCTGCTTTGACAATTGTCCCCGCAGCCCCAGCACAGAGAAGCGGTATCATTGCTCCTTCTGCCCCCAGCGCTTCCTCTACCTCGCAACCAAGAAGAGCCATGAAAAAAAACACCAGGAGACAGCAGGAAAGGGGTACAGCAGCAACAACTACTCCACAGATCCAAAACACCCAGCAACTTTGGACTTAGGCTTAAATCTGAAAAAGCATGTCATCAAaacagaggaaggggaggatcaATATAGCATCGACAAGGAGAGCAAAGCGCCAGCGGGATTGCTAGGCAGGTTCTCAACAGAGAAGATAGAGCCTAAGCACGAGGAATGGGAGGACACAGATGACTACATGTCAGTGGCGCCCGAGAAAGAGATTCCATTTAGAATTAATAGTGATGGACACTATCAAAAAACTCCAATGTCACCCCCCTGCACCGACACCTTTTCTCCTTCCCCTTCAGAGATGCAGTATAGAAAGCCTTCCCCTTCAGATATGCAGTACAGAAAGCCTTCCCCTTCAGATATGCAGTACAGAAAGCCTTCCCCTTCAGATATGCAGTACAGAAAGCCTTCCCCTTCAGATATGCAGTACAGAAAGCCTTCCCCTTCAGAGATGCAGTATAGAAAGCCTAAAAAGCGCATTGAACATAAACAGCAACATCAGACAAGCCTCACTTCCAAAAGGCAGAAGCAAGTAGACTATATCGGTAGAGAGACACCCAGTCATAAGGACCCTATGGCCACACCAGGAGCAGACAGTCATTTTAGCTATGGGCAGTCTTCTTCTACATATCTGAAAAAAGACTCTGTCACTAGGGCAACCACTCCATCCTCGCCCAAGTCAGAAAAGCATACATACAGTGCAAAGAAGAGACCTCTTTATAAACATAATACTTATCATTCAGGAGGGAAATACTTTAAGTGA
- the LOC139548542 gene encoding zinc finger and BTB domain-containing protein 38-like isoform X3, whose product MTVTSPCTQGLMDSSHPQALLSRLNEQRSQGLFCDVTIVVEDVKFRAHRNILAACSGYFRSAFTSPEVWTSSQVLELMDLRSEVFASILNLLYCSKVTSSPSTEDTRCLMAAGKRLGIPFLEKLVEQDRQESGGPQIQTSTNPVKTTGHSKAQGPRKAKKETSRPEEPDSARGPRITNAFSITEVGPGNNLFTPLDLHRGERPSPDLGQTPAGCPAPCPLAVDNEPMQALSEHSYAVISQGPRDPEHRDANQEDNKKGTKPTQSQPRQLASRNSGPLKKRHRLRAALSKSTPPTPAVAHEPVHPTGSSPALIKPTVQPVGTSPPSLYPQIVHTSRANELPLAIDNGYRELDPPPLSPHTDDSISIYSCEHCPEIFTNKALLTVHTEMHKKRFVSHLFCKFCRRKFMHLKRLRNHETVCTKAQRGSPEHEPQGKEARADHYSDSMPSTNNTVTNVQLSPPEFPDPFPPTSLQKNPTSKTLQAVDRLVKPSGGQRVYNCSVCKRAYVTVSSLKRHENVHSWQRAYPCHYCNKVFALAEYRTKHEIWHTGERRYQCIFCLETFMTYYILKNHQKAFHGIHPRLSVSKKSANGGFKGSVYPIKLYRLLPMKFRKRRYKTYSQTYSEELGGSEQAPLGCSSPIPSFDDGGAMSNQDAAIFSMPVTFMATPKVVASVMPRISFDQPCDQDVDQVAGTGKQASHSEHNGPPYSYTTPLAIMQAGVESPAMNYGDGAAFQRFKNPEGNSHNLPILKINPPSSLNRLCELSAAAQRIEAMTSQLFLPGAESLMPSKTAGGETETYIAKPACPGPSVDGHVLPLCQITVKIGNEAIIRRRIKGSKLFPRKKKRSSGSQVEECWDQGRPTEGSMESSSLRFRTEVTSVIEPEPCDDLTDRDTADKLWRPYYSYKPKKKSKKLRSKHRKEKRCLRYSMTSSVVPRASKDYLDKGCRSAEESISSEGTELKQRLRNTSPKTTYTCDICASTFITASGLRAHVIGCHPTFCRTCAKQCPPGESPSASFETAEDSRDYVCKSCMENGSCFDNCPRSPSTEKRYHCSFCPQRFLYLATKKSHEKKHQETAGKGYSSNNYSTDPKHPATLDLGLNLKKHVIKTEEGEDQYSIDKESKAPAGLLGRFSTEKIEPKHEEWEDTDDYMSVAPEKEIPFRINSDGHYQKTPMSPPCTDTFSPSPSEMQYRKPSPSDMQYRKPSPSDMQYRKPSPSDMQYRKPSPSDMQYRKPSPSEMQYRKPKKRIEHKQQHQTSLTSKRQKQVDYIGRETPSHKDPMATPGADSHFSYGQSSSTYLKKDSVTRATTPSSPKSEKHTYSAKKRPLYKHNTYHSGGKYFK is encoded by the coding sequence ATGACCGTGACGTCTCCCTGCACCCAGGGCTTGATGGACAGCTCCCATCCCCAGGCGCTCCTCAGCAGGCTCAACGAGCAGCGCTCCCAGGGCCTCTTCTGTGATGTCACAATCGTGGTGGAGGATGTAAAGTTCCGGGCCCACCGGAACATCCTGGCTGCCTGCAGCGGATACTTCCGCAGCGCCTTCACCTCCCCAGAGGTGTGGACTTCCAGCCAGGTGCTGGAGCTCATGGACCTGAGGTCTGAGGTGTTCGCCAGCATCCTCAACCTCCTTTACTGTTCCAAGGTGACATCATCACCTAGCACAGAGGACACTAGATGCCTGATGGCAGCTGGAAAAAGACTGGGGATTCCCTTCTTAGAGAAACTAGTGGAACAAGACAGGCAGGAGTCAGGTGGGCCACAGATCCAGACCTCAACCAACCCTGTTAAGACCACAGGCCATAGTAAGGCCCAAGGGCCCCGTAAAGCAAAGAAAGAGACCTCCAGGCCAGAGGAACCAGACAGTGCAAGAGGCCCACGGATCACCAATGCTTTCTCTATCACTGAGGTGGGTCCCGGGAACAACCTCTTCACCCCACTAGACCTGCACAGGGGGGAGAGGCCATCACCTGATCTTGGACAGACCCCAGCGGGCTGCCCTGCCCCCTGCCCCCTCGCAGTGGACAATGAGCCCATGCAGGCGCTGTCAGAGCACTCCTACGCAGTCATTAGCCAGGGACCCAGGGACCCTGAGCACAGGGATGCCAACCAGGAAGACAACAAGAAGGGCACCAAGCCCACACAGTCCCAACCAAGACAACTGGCCAGCAGGAACAGTGGCCCACTCAAAAAGCGTCACAGACTGCGAGCCGCCTTGAGTAAAAGCACACCTCCAACACCGGCTGTAGCACATGAACCTGTGCATCCTACTGGAAGCAGCCCGGCATTAATTAAGCCCACTGTACAACCTGTGGGAACGTCACCCCCGTCATTATACCCGCAGATAGTGCATACAAGCAGGGCCAATGAGCTGCCTCTAGCCATTGATAATGGCTACAGGGAGCTGGACCCACCTCCACTTTCACCCCACACAGATGATAGCATATCAATCTACAGCTGTGAGCACTGTCCAGAGATATTCACCAATAAAGCACTTCTCACCGTACACACAGAAATGCACAAAAAAAGGTTTGTCAGTCATTTGTTTTGCAAGTTTTGTCGCAGGAAGTTCATGCATTTGAAGCGGTTGCGGAACCACGAGACGGTGTGCACGAAAGCACAGAGGGGCTCGCCTGAACACGAGCCCCAAGGCAAAGAGGCCAGGGCAGACCATTATTCAGACAGCATGCCAAGCACGAACAATACAGTAACTAATGTCCAGTTATCTCCTCCTGAATTTCCTGACCCTTTCCCTCCAACCAGCCTCCAAAAGAACCCCACGTCAAAAACACTACAGGCTGTAGATAGGTTAGTGAAACCTAGTGGAGGCCAGAGGGTCTATAACTGCAGTGTGTGTAAACGGGCATATGTGACCGTCTCCAGTCTGAAGCGCCACGAGAATGTGCACTCCTGGCAGAGGGCGTACCCCTGTCACTACTGCAATAAAGTGTTTGCCCTAGCCGAGTATCGCACCAAACACGAGATCTGGCACACAGGTGAGCGCCGCTACCAGTGCATCTTCTGCTTAGAGACCTTCATGACCTACTACATCCTAAAGAACCACCAGAAGGCCTTCCACGGAATCCATCCCAGATTGTCTGTGAGTAAGAAGTCAGCAAATGGTGGATTTAAGGGCAGCGTTTACCCCATAAAACTCTACAGGCTTCTGCCTATGAAGTTTAGAAAGAGACGTTACAAGACTTACAGTCAGACCTATTCAGAGGAGCTGGGGGGCAGTGAGCAGGCCCCGCTGGGCTGCAGCTCTCCCATCCCTTCATTTGATGATGGTGGCGCTATGAGTAACCAAGATGCTGCTATATTCTCAATGCCTGTGACATTCATGGCCACTCCAAAAGTGGTGGCATCAGTAATGCCACGCATCAGTTTTGATCAGCCCTGTGACCAAGATGTAGACCAAGTTGCAGGCACAGGAAAACAGGCCTCTCACTCCGAGCATAATGGGCCTCCATATAGCTATACAACCCCCTTGGCCATAATGCAGGCAGGTGTGGAGTCCCCTGCAATGAACTATGGAGATGGTGCCGCATTCCAAAGGTTTAAGAACCCGGAGGGCAACAGTCACAATCTACCAATCCTAAAAATTAACCCACCCAGCTCTCTGAACAGGCTATGTGAGCTCTCAGCTGCAGCCCAAAGAATTGAAGCCATGACCAGTCAGCTTTTTCTACCAGGGGCTGAGAGCCTGATGCCTAGCAAGACTGCAGGGGGGGAAACTGAAACGTACATTGCCAAGCCTGCATGTCCAGGTCCCTCCGTGGATGGTCACGTTCTACCCCTCTGCCAGATCACAGTGAAAATTGGCAACGAGGCAATCATTCGCCGAAGGATCAAGGGCTCCAAGCTGTTCCCCAGGAAGAAGAAAAGAAGCAGCGGGAGCCAGGTAGAGGAGTGTTGGGACCAGGGCCGGCCTACAGAGGGCAGCATGGAGAGCTCCAGCCTCCGCTTCAGGACAGAGGTCACTTCTGTCATAGAGCCAGAGCCATGCGATGACCTCACTGACCGTGACACAGCTGACAAGCTCTGGCGTCCCTATTACTCTTACAAACCCAAGAAGAAGAGTAAGAAACTGAGATCCAAACACAGAAAAGAGAAACGTTGTCTACGCTATTCCATGACATCCTCAGTAGTGCCCAGGGCCAGCAAAGACTACCTGGATAAAGGATGCAGAAGTGCTGAAGAGAGCATCTCCAGCGAGGGCACAGAGCTGAAACAACGTCTCAGAAACACCAGCCCAAAGACGACATATACCTGTGACATCTGTGCAAGCACCTTCATAACAGCATCTGGTCTGAGAGCGCATGTCATTGGCTGTCACCCAACTTTCTGTCGGACCTGTGCAAAGCAGTGTCCCCCCGGCGAATCCCCCAGTGCCAGCTTTGAGACCGCTGAGGACAGCAGGGATTACGTATGTAAGAGCTGTATGGAAAATGGCTCCTGCTTTGACAATTGTCCCCGCAGCCCCAGCACAGAGAAGCGGTATCATTGCTCCTTCTGCCCCCAGCGCTTCCTCTACCTCGCAACCAAGAAGAGCCATGAAAAAAAACACCAGGAGACAGCAGGAAAGGGGTACAGCAGCAACAACTACTCCACAGATCCAAAACACCCAGCAACTTTGGACTTAGGCTTAAATCTGAAAAAGCATGTCATCAAaacagaggaaggggaggatcaATATAGCATCGACAAGGAGAGCAAAGCGCCAGCGGGATTGCTAGGCAGGTTCTCAACAGAGAAGATAGAGCCTAAGCACGAGGAATGGGAGGACACAGATGACTACATGTCAGTGGCGCCCGAGAAAGAGATTCCATTTAGAATTAATAGTGATGGACACTATCAAAAAACTCCAATGTCACCCCCCTGCACCGACACCTTTTCTCCTTCCCCTTCAGAGATGCAGTATAGAAAGCCTTCCCCTTCAGATATGCAGTACAGAAAGCCTTCCCCTTCAGATATGCAGTACAGAAAGCCTTCCCCTTCAGATATGCAGTACAGAAAGCCTTCCCCTTCAGATATGCAGTACAGAAAGCCTTCCCCTTCAGAGATGCAGTATAGAAAGCCTAAAAAGCGCATTGAACATAAACAGCAACATCAGACAAGCCTCACTTCCAAAAGGCAGAAGCAAGTAGACTATATCGGTAGAGAGACACCCAGTCATAAGGACCCTATGGCCACACCAGGAGCAGACAGTCATTTTAGCTATGGGCAGTCTTCTTCTACATATCTGAAAAAAGACTCTGTCACTAGGGCAACCACTCCATCCTCGCCCAAGTCAGAAAAGCATACATACAGTGCAAAGAAGAGACCTCTTTATAAACATAATACTTATCATTCAGGAGGGAAATACTTTAAGTGA